In the genome of Actinomycetota bacterium, one region contains:
- a CDS encoding thioesterase family protein codes for MPDAFFVPLGPDRFRATELTQGPWAPGLQHAGPAAALLGRAVEGLGDRDDLAVARATFEIARPLPIAELAVAARLLRGGRSVELVEATLSAGEAEVMRATALRVRRAELELPGGLVPPPRLPGPDAGRAAPFFPTGQDVGYHTAMEVRFVAGSFLEEGPATAWMRMRHPLVPGEAPSPLCRVLAAADSGNGVSAALDYRRWRFITPDLTVYLLRPAAGEWVALEAATTVADGIGLADTTLHDEQGPIGRATQALFVDRR; via the coding sequence ATGCCCGACGCCTTCTTCGTTCCGCTCGGCCCGGACCGGTTCCGGGCCACCGAGCTCACCCAGGGCCCGTGGGCGCCGGGGCTGCAGCACGCCGGGCCGGCGGCGGCGCTGCTGGGCCGGGCCGTCGAGGGCCTCGGGGACCGGGACGACCTGGCGGTGGCCCGGGCCACCTTCGAGATCGCGCGGCCGCTGCCGATCGCCGAGCTGGCGGTGGCGGCCCGGCTGCTGCGGGGCGGGCGCAGCGTCGAGCTGGTGGAGGCGACCCTGTCGGCCGGGGAGGCCGAGGTGATGCGGGCCACGGCCCTGCGGGTCCGGCGGGCCGAGCTGGAGCTGCCCGGCGGGCTGGTCCCGCCGCCCCGGCTGCCGGGCCCCGACGCCGGCCGGGCCGCGCCGTTCTTCCCGACCGGCCAGGACGTCGGCTACCACACGGCCATGGAGGTCCGGTTCGTGGCCGGCTCGTTCCTGGAGGAGGGCCCGGCCACGGCCTGGATGCGCATGCGCCACCCGCTGGTCCCGGGCGAGGCGCCGTCGCCGCTGTGCCGGGTGCTGGCCGCGGCCGACTCCGGCAACGGCGTCAGCGCCGCCCTCGACTACCGCCGCTGGCGCTTCATCACCCCCGACCTCACCGTCTACCTGCTGCGGCCCGCGGCCGGCGAGTGGGTCGCCCTCGAGGCGGCGACCACGGTCGCCGACGGCATCGGCCTGGCCGACACCACCCTCCACGACGAGCAGGGCCCGATCGGACGCGCCA